The Ptychodera flava strain L36383 chromosome 7, AS_Pfla_20210202, whole genome shotgun sequence DNA window CTCCAGTTATTGGTACGAGCTCAAATACCTTTTTTCATCAGTCCAAAAATACGATCTGGAACAAAAAATGTTCTACTTTAATGACAGCTCCAATGCTTTCTCCCTTGCCATAATCGTAGTTGGCATCCATTTGAATTCGAAATATCCAACTCTAGCCAAAATGTAACGCTGCATCTGTGCGGCAGCGCTCAACTTTTTTGGTTGACATAACGTCCGATTCGATAAACGTAACATAGAGCTAGGCAAGCTTTTAAGGTTGCTCGGAGGTTTAAAAGGTCCTCCGTGATTGGAACTAGTTGATTTCAGAGAGTGACACGGGAGAAAATTTTATGTTATTTGTTTCAAATGAACAAGAGCTTTATTTAGAACAACCTCGGTAACTCCCAACCAAAATGACGCGAAATTCAACTTTAGgtgattgttatgtaaatctgGGATGATTTTGTGTTAACCGTTTCTTTGCACACAAAAGTTTTTATGCAAGTTTCGTATTGCAAGTATATCCTGCTACATCACGATGTCTGAACTCTCCTGGTTATTTGTGCATCCTAGCGGTGATTCAGAAAGAGCGAATTCTTCCgccggcccttttcagggccctGAACACACCCTAGTGCAAAGTCCATCGCCATCCTTGGCCTGGTTATTCAGCGAAAACCAGACAAGCGATACATATGTTCCCACGGGTAACTTCACCGACGCCGTTGACAACAGCAACGTCGTGAAGAAAAGAGACAATCGGGGAGGTAGAAGAGTTGGTGCCGGTAGACCTAGAATTAGTCAGCTCTTTCCAAACGTAGTCGACAGTGCCAAAAACTTCGTTGAGAGCAATGGGTTTGAGGCCCACAAGAGGCGACGAGAGACAACTGGGAACTGTGGTGTAACCAGGGCACAGATCCAGCAGAGTCTATACAACAATGACTCTGCCCTGAAGAAACACGGTGTCAGTCTCTCGACCATTTCAAGATGGATGGTCGCACCAGACAAACGGTTCAAGTCATCGATGCTGTATACTGGGGATATCGACGCAAGGGTGACAACATCAACAAACAACTTCCGTAAAGACAACAAGAACGCGCACTATTACTTCGCCCAAGTGAAGTATGTGATGGAGTTTGCCGCCAGACACAAGATGTCGGCCCTTGCAGTATCATGTGACAACATGAATAAAGTGAAGATCGGGGTCACTGCCGTGTCCcagcattttcaaaacacaAGGTATTTTCCTAACTCTGACGCACCTAATTTTCCGGATCACGATTTCCCCAATCCCGGCTACTTGATAACCTCTGCTGGCTACATGCTGCTGCAACAGAGTGACGCCGTTCCAGCCATGTGCAGAGATGACATCGGCCGTGAACATTACAATTTTCCAAGAAGTGGACCCATGACAGTTGTGAATCGCGTTGATTCATTTCAGCCGTGCAACATTGTAGCCCACATCAGTGACCTGGCGCCTTTGATACGACAGGAGAGGAAACCCATCGTTTGCGGTGTTCTTGACGGTGGCTCAGATTACAACGTCAATTTTGCAACGAACATCGTATACTACATGAGACTGTGGCGGGATTTGAAACTGGATGCACTGATCCTTACATCATTTTGTCCGGGGTTTAGTGCATTCAACATGATCGAAAGAGGATGGGCGACCCTGTCAAAGAAGCTGGCAGGTGTAACACTACCAGACCGACTTGATGGTGATGATTCGTCACCGTTTGCCCGGCGGAACAGAATGACCAAACAAGAGAGAAGGAAGAAAGAGGCTAAGGTAAGATTTTTGTTACTTTGTTTTCCTCCAATAGTGTGTTTGTGGTGTTGCCCTATTCATACTTGTATAGAATCTTAAAAAAAAACTGCACTATAATGAGACAAAACTCGGGAAAACAAAGATTGAAAACGGGATcggcgatttttacaaaaacataccGGTACCGTACATGTTGTCCCTGAGGTTTACGCACAACTTATAGCGTCTGAACGTTCTTCAATTATGATTGCCCCATGACTCGATACAAACTTGATTAGGCGACGAGAAATACACGTATTGTATTAAATTTTACCGCTTTGTTTCCAAAATCATGATAAGTTTTTCGTATGTACGAAACTCTTGGTCTGAGGAAAACTTTAGAAATGTCCATTTAATACTTCTATTTTTTGCGAACTTGTCAGGAAAATTGATTGACAGTGCCATGACCGGTAATCTCAATGGCTACCAATAAATGTGATCTATCGTTATGGGTTTTCGATAACAGTTTCAATTgttgttattaatttttcaagGTTTTCGACAAAGCGATGGAGTTGTTGTGTCGATATTGGAGCAACACAGAGCACCATGGTTTTCCAGTATCAACAAGGTACGAGAAGTGTTCGGAAGATGTTCCACGGCTTTTTAATGACTACGAGAGGGTTCACCATTTGGTGCAACAGGCAGGTGTCCGCGAAATTAGACGCCCAGAGAATAATGATGTGAGAGAAGAACTTGACTTTACGATACAACATGTTGAGAAGCAAATTGGTACAATAGTGTTTTGCAAGTGTACGAGGGAAGACTGTCATCACTGTTCCAGTAATCCAGTGATCGCTACTGAGGCAGTTACATTCCTGTGCAACACCGGACTACCCGCCCCTGTGCCCAGTGAAGACGCTGAAGGTCACTTTTTGACATTTATACAGGCAGCTAGTCAACCTCGTTTCCCAGAGCCAAACCGTCATATGCCAAGATACCAAGAGCTAGGCATCGGAATGTGTGACAAGTGTCCGTCCTACACGTTTTCTTCTGCTGCCGAGAAGACCCGACACAAAAGACTTTTCCATCCGCGTCGTTAAAGGAATTTTTAACATGACACTACAAATCATCCACAGACATTGTAAAGCCGATAAGCGTCGAATATCTATAAAAGATACTTAGTATCCGCGATAGTTCGTTGTATTTGACTTATCCAAGTGAACTCAATTTAGTCCTGTATCGGTTGAAATGATCTTTgatttcaattgtttctctggtTCAGTTTGCTTTTATTTGATAGACATAAACGCAACTCTGCCATTGCTATCGCAGATTACAAGATAACGATATCAGATGTCACAAGTCTATTTGTGTATAAGTTAAAGGTTGTAATAACAAACAAGTTACACAGTCTCAGGGAGTTTTGACACTTCGATTTGTTTTTGCACGATCAGCCTTAAGAGTACTTGGtagattctgaataaattaatggCTTTTATTCACGTTAGTTACGATGTCTTTTGTTTCGCTatatttgtggtatttttgaCACCAGTAGAATTAGTTGTGCAAAGAACAGACTTATTCGTCAACGTGGCACGGAGTTTATACACTCACCAGAAGTTGCAATACATTGCCAAAACGTAACGCAGTAAAACGCAGAAATGTGTACGCCACCCATCGCTCTGGTTTTCGGGGACATTTCCAGCCCATGTTAAACTTCAAGACTTTCTGCACCACTGTTTGAATGTGTGGTACGAATGAAATACTGAACAC harbors:
- the LOC139136538 gene encoding uncharacterized protein, giving the protein MSELSWLFVHPSGDSERANSSAGPFQGPEHTLVQSPSPSLAWLFSENQTSDTYVPTGNFTDAVDNSNVVKKRDNRGGRRVGAGRPRISQLFPNVVDSAKNFVESNGFEAHKRRRETTGNCGVTRAQIQQSLYNNDSALKKHGVSLSTISRWMVAPDKRFKSSMLYTGDIDARVTTSTNNFRKDNKNAHYYFAQVKYVMEFAARHKMSALAVSCDNMNKVKIGVTAVSQHFQNTRYFPNSDAPNFPDHDFPNPGYLITSAGYMLLQQSDAVPAMCRDDIGREHYNFPRSGPMTVVNRVDSFQPCNIVAHISDLAPLIRQERKPIVCGVLDGGSDYNVNFATNIVYYMRLWRDLKLDALILTSFCPGFSAFNMIERGWATLSKKLAGVTLPDRLDGDDSSPFARRNRMTKQERRKKEAKVFDKAMELLCRYWSNTEHHGFPVSTRYEKCSEDVPRLFNDYERVHHLVQQAGVREIRRPENNDVREELDFTIQHVEKQIGTIVFCKCTREDCHHCSSNPVIATEAVTFLCNTGLPAPVPSEDAEGHFLTFIQAASQPRFPEPNRHMPRYQELGIGMCDKCPSYTFSSAAEKTRHKRLFHPRR